From one Pecten maximus chromosome 8, xPecMax1.1, whole genome shotgun sequence genomic stretch:
- the LOC117332627 gene encoding centromere protein J-like → MDEYYPPPNPAWPAGNSGGGRPNLDLSQSIGSRMGPYPGQANKQEGGIGHMTDMQTNGDVPTPNGTSNLPVMAANLPIEMFNQAINFEAAMRNPMFAQNAMMMGMMSSQAEKKPVKDATMEILEQQQNMEQARLLQRFKELRSWQLQQQDMLMKQQQMQLEALKSEQQRTHALIAKQRDTQWAGKHNGQMNNPLSPTKTPPIRQRGQGPAFPPMAMMQNGSLQRPPNLQSLPPTMTEQGGGQIPRPVMYVNPDEENDEIKTNPDLFSDTNSATGSQAMTDEFPNLESVSEVGERNNVMANPTSHHRGHHEKTLAPSQVFQSMPSQGHMAPTKPGRSQGKLDKSKKSAAFCSNDLEMDEGIGTLQSSSSLDHALNGPVETGYVRIDTGVAGGERDDEIGDELEQHPLDDDDDDESEENENEETLERGYNDEVLQPDERPIKPLVADKKTFEQMLEEQLREEEERLRAKEEDSTQSPKRPFLKRGEGLARFCLTKGAVKQTGSRREVTSAGRENKTAPPTKSSSKPSTQTNTKPVVKSPRNKAKQPQAKLVLKTSPRNQQSKNTNQSSIRPKSGLTNQRPVNKHASETNLTGGNRKIGEIQSNFQENYHGQGDCDPSQERRNGQSNRQFEIEEIKSRIPPRASRTPDSIPDDTSFVEKLQRREINAEFEQEDLDEFEMLENFADNASFCSNSSVVVKVMQRDRLRQFQQPISKKQQSPRQSVAKQLEANIKKDPLPTQTRPNESRAVITNETKKLLPAHQKMETKSKLSPRIEEDDESWSDTDSDDTETEDNDKNDEEESSDEDDDDDEEETSSSDSDEVIENERQKKSDHFSSSGAQTEIDNFVLHNQNDNNSDGDSETFFPRSPSKIMTRKVATKEDRSTMNTVSSLLQKLNPGAVPSQSQFSHGSMANEQGYVSSNYGQQNTDNFNLSFNSSAYAPQAKSPIVISRDVLPTTQGALIHSSLPQVKEKMKENEDEEDTDFQIHGKFSSPRISSDLSSKDGDENSGNDSDTSYSALKISAKSSRSQIQSSVEMKPSLGSYSQSEGQRRMEEDNQESEDDNDFDDEEEWGETTLKSKSPHKSSEHEKLKTGVAGAAGSDGTPPTSHLMTRLFPKLKPQPSKLQQLQDQKMSTNNSAATGDGVQSKLLREKLAELEKEIEKFRSENTNLEKLRKEREEGLTKLKKEIGEFEKEKNVELQRIQEYKKEEMKKLRHEKKMFEKYQKASRALPDKKEREEIEMLKKQLQELQEEMKRKDTRWTNSTSRLRSKIDQLEQENGELKEEIKLMEKKRLEWLQREQTGKGNSVTGKDNYLMSRDSANFRNQVISSADFQTTDSEEEKDPVRDQSSSRSSYPPSTAPHAVPGQMNLRPSQFQPQVNVRAPPPSGSQAVRLQQSHPGATVGLNNLSKPPGKSGQVSSMGSGHSKQMVNVQTGQASSIGSGQSKHQPGNSGASGGQQKHSNQSTGQSKSATNSWSSSSSKESSHLDKGNMLRTSLTEDVPRQVLSTAAVPQDTSMYTDTEDAQYSNNIPRKTATKFNIDKSAIDKGDSRYDELQHTDGKVERVYRTGAREILFSNGTRKEISADGLTIIVSFFNGDIKQIMPDQRIVYYYCEAQTTHSTYPDGLEILQFPNNQVEKHYPDKTKEIIFPDQTIKYLFQNGSEESIFPDGTVIRVDKNGDKTMEFPNGQREIHTQEYKRREYPDGTVKTVYPDGRQETRYSNGRIRVKDKDGNVIVDRRC, encoded by the exons ATGGATGAATATTACCCTCCTCCTAATCCTGCGTGGCCTGCTGGAAACTCTGGAGGAGGCAGGCCCAACCTTGACCTCAGCCAATCAATAGGGTCAAGAATGGGACCATATCCAGGACAGGCCAATAAGCAGGAAGGAGGGATAGGACATATGACTGACATGCAGACAAATGGAGATGTCCCAACACCTAATGGGACATCCAATTTACCTGTCATGGCTGCTAACTTGCCAATTGAGATGTTCAACCAAGCTATCAATTTTGAGGCAGCCATGCGAAATCCAATGTTTGCACAGAATGCCATGATGATGGGGATGATGAGCTCCCAAGCGGAGAAAAAGCCTGTGAAAG ATGCCACTATGGAAATTCTTGAACAGCAGCAGAATATGGAACAAGCTCGCTTACTGCAGCGCTTCAAAGAACTGCGCTCCTGGCAGCTGCAGCAGCAAGACATGCTGATGAAGCAACAGCAAATGCAGTTGGAAGCGTTGAAGTCTGAACAGCAGCGTACACATGCACTCATTGCCAAACAGCGTGACACTCAGTGGG CTGGAAAGCACAACGGGCAGATGAATAACCCTTTGTCTCCCACTAAGACTCCACCCATCAGGCAGCGGGGGCAGGGACCAGCGTTTCCACCCATGGCCATGATGCAAAATGGCAGTCTGCAGAGGCCCCCTAACCTCCAGTCTCTGCCACCTACCATGACAGAG CAAGGTGGAGGGCAGATACCACGTCCTGTGATGTATGTCAATCCTGACGAGGAGAACGACGAAATAAAAACCAATCCCGACTTGTTTAGTGACACAAACTCAGCGACAGGAAGTCAGGCAATGACAGATGAGTTTCCTAACCTTGAGTCAGTGTCAGAGGTCGGGGAACGTAACAACGTCATGGCAAATCCGACATCTCATCATCGTGGACACCATGAAAAGACATTGGCGCCCTCTCAGGTGTTCCAGTCTATGCCATCTCAGGGTCACATGGCTCCAACAAAACCAGGAAGAAGTCAG GGAAAATTAGACAAGAGTAAAAAGTCTGCAGCATTTTGTAGCAATGATCTAGAAATGGACGAAGGCATTGGGACATTGCAGTCATCAAGTTCCCTTGACCATGCATTGAACGGCCCAGTAGAAACTGGCTATGTCCGTATTGATACAGGTGTTGCAGGAGGTGAAAGAGATGATGAGATCGGTGATGAATTAGAACAACATCCattagatgatgatgatgatgatgaatcaGAGGAAAATGAGAATGAGGAAACCTTGGAAAGAGgatacaat GATGAAGTGCTACAGCCTGATGAGAGACCAATCAAACCTTTAGTGGCCG ACAAGAAAACTTTTGAACAAATGTTGGAAGAACAACTAAGAGAAGAGGAGGAAAGG TTACGAGCAAAAGAAGAAGATTCTACCCAGAGCCCTAAGAGGCCATTCCTGAAGAGAGGGGAAGGTCTGGCTCGATTTTGTCTAACTAAAGGAGCAGTCAAACAGACAGGAAgtagaagggaggtaacttctGCTGGCAGAGAGAACAAAACAGCACCACCGACAAAATCCAGTAGTAAACCTTCCACCCAGACTAATACAAAACCTGTTGTCAAGTCTCCACGGAATAAGGCCAAG CAACCACAAGCAAAACTTGTTCTAAAGACATCTCCCAGAAATCAACAGTCTAAAAATACCAACCAGTCGTCAATTCGACCCAAATctggattgaccaatcagaggccagttAACAAGCATGCCAGTGAAACAAATTTAACAGGAGGAAATCGAAAGATTGGGGAAATACAAAgtaattttcaagaaaattaTCATGGTCAAGGTGATTGTGACCCAAGTCAGGAGAGACGCAACGGACAAAGTAATCGTCAATTTGAAATTGAGGAAATCAAGTCACGAATTCCTCCAAGGGCATCAAGAACACCTGATTCTATTCCAGATGACACCTCCTTTGTTGAAAAGCTACAGCGAAGGGAGATAAATGCTGAG TTTGAGCAGGAAGACTTGGATGAATTTGAAATGCTGGAGAATTTTGCAGACAATGCCTCTTTCTGTAGTAATTCTTCAGTTGTTGTCAAGGTAATGCAGCGGGACCGTCTCCGACAATTTCAACAACCCATCAGCAAAAAACAACAG TCCCCCAGACAGTCAGTAGCAAAACAGCTCGAGGCCAACATTAAGAAGGATCCGCTACCTACACAGACAAG ACCCAATGAGTCGAGAGCTGTCATTACAAACGAAACAAAGAAATTATTACCTGCCCATCAAAAGATGGAAACAAAATCTAAACTTTCTCCAAGAATTGAGGAAGACGACGAGTCGTGGAGTGATACAGATAGCGATGACACTGAAACTGAGGATAACGATAAAAATGATGAAGAGGAAAGTTcagatgaagatgatgatgatgatgaagaagaAACTTCATCAAGTGACTCAGATGAAGTGATCGAGAatgaaagacagaaaaaaagtGATCATTTTTCAAGTTCAGGTGCTCAGACAGAAATTGACAATTTTGTACTACACAATCAGAATGACAATAATTCTGATGGGGATTCGGAAACATTTTTTCCGAGATCTCCGTCTAAAATCATGACTAGAAAAGTTGCAACGAAGGAAGACCGATCTACGATGAATACTGTGTCTAGTCTTTTACAGAAACTAAATCCTGGTGCCGTGCCTTCTCAATCACAGTTTTCACATGGATCAATGGCTAATGAACAGGGATATGTATCGTCAAACTATGGACAGCAAAATACAGATAATTTTAATCTTAGTTTTAATTCAAGTGCCTATGCGCCACAAGCTAAATCTCCTATTGTAATCTCACGTGATGTTTTACCCACAACACAAGGTGCTTTAATTCATAGTTCTCTCCCACAagtgaaagaaaaaatgaaagaaaatgaaGATGAAGAAGACACTGATTTTCAAATTCATGGGAAATTTTCTAGTCCTAGAATTTCATCGGACTTATCATCAAAAGATGGCGATGAAAATTCTGGAAATGATAGTGACACGTCATATTCCGCTTTGAAAATCAGTGCTAAGAGTTCGAGGTCACAGATTCAGTCATCCGTAGAAATGAAGCCAAGTTTAGGAAGTTATTCTCAGAGTGAAGGACAGAGAAGAATGGAGGAGGATAACCAAGAAAGTGAAGATGATAATGACTTTGATGATGAGGAGGAATGGGGGGAAACCACATTAAAATCAAAGTCACCCCACAAGAGTTCGGAGCATGAGAAGTTGAAAACAG GTGTTGCCGGTGCTGCAGGCAGTGACGGGACTCCTCCTACTTCACATCTCATGACTCGACTGTTCCCCAAACTTAAACCTCAGCCATCCAAACTGCAGCAATTACAG GACCAAAAGATGTCTACCAACAATTCAGCCGCAACAGGAGATGGTGTCCAGTCCAAGTTACTTAGAGAGAAACTCGCCGAGCTGGAAAAGGAGATTGAGAAATTCAGAAGTGAAAATACAAACTTAGAGAAACTCAGAAAGGAAAGAGAAGAG ggattaacaaaattaaaaaaggaaatCGGGGAGTTTGAGAAAGAGAAGAATGTTGAACTCCAACGTATACAAGAATACAAAAAGGAAGAAATGAAAAAactaag AcatgaaaagaaaatgtttgaGAAATACCAGAAGGCTTCACGGGCATTACCAGATAAAAAGGAACGAGAGGAAATAGAGATGCTTAAAAAACAG CTCCAGGAGCTTCAAGAggaaatgaaaagaaaagacACACGTTGGACAAACAGCACCTCACGTCTACGCAGTAAAATCGATCAACTGGAACAGGAGAATGGAGAATTGAAGGAGGAAATCAAACTCATGGAGAAAAAACGACTCGAATGGTTACAGCGGGAACAAACTGGAAAA GGAAACTCTGTTACAGGAAAGGACAATTATCTGATGTCACGCGACTCCGCAAATTTTCGCAATCAAGTCATTAGTTCTGCGGACTTTCAAACGACAGAttctgaagaagaaaaagatcCCGTGAGAG ATCAATCAAGTAGTCGGTCATCCTACCCTCCGTCCACTGCCCCTCATGCCGTGCCAGGACAGATGAATCTCCGGCCATCACAGTTTCAGCCTCAAGTCAATGTCCGAGCCCCTCCACCCTCAGGGTCTCAGGCGGTCAGACTCCAGCAGTCCCATCCAGGGGCAACTGTAGGGCTAAATAACCTGTCCAAACCTCCTGGAAAATCAGGCCAGGTATCCTCCATGGGGAGTGGTCACTCCAAACAAATGGTCAATGTCCAGACTGGCCAGGCATCCTCTATAGGTAGTGGTCAGTCCAAACACCAGCCAGGCAATTCTGGAGCTAGTGGCGGTCAACAGAAACATTCAAATCAGAGTACTGGTCAGTCTAAATCTGCAACCAACTCATGGTCATCGTCTTCAAGCAAGGAAAGCAGTCATCTGGATAAGGGTAACATGTTACGGACGTCGCTAACAGAGGATGTACCACGACAAGTGCTCTCGACAGCTGCAGTACCGCAGGA CACCAGTATGTATACTGATACAGAAGATGCTCAGTATAGTAACAACATCCCTAGAAAGACAGCAACAAAATTCAACATTGATAAGTCGGCTATAGATAAAGGTGACAGTCGATATGATGAACTACAACACACAGATGGAAAG GTTGAGCGAGTGTACCGAACAGGCGCCAGGGAGATCCTGTTTTCAAACGGCACAAGGAAGGAGATTTCTGCAGATGGCCTGACCATCATCGTATCTTTCTTTAATGGCGACATCAAACAGATTATGCCTGACCAGCGAATC GTTTATTACTACTGTGAGGCCCAGACAACACACTCGACCTATCCTGATGGGCTGGAGATACTTCAGTTCCCCAA CAACCAAGTGGAGAAACACTATCCAGACAAGACCAAAGAAATCATTTTCCCCGATCAGACCATCAAGTATTTGTTTCAAAACGGGTCGGAAGAAAGTATATTTCCAGATGGAACCGTGATCCGAGTAGATAAGAATGGAGACAAAACCATGGAATTCCCAAACGGCCAAAGAGAGATACACACACAGGAATACAAG aGACGAGAATATCCAGATGGAACTGTGAAGACAGTGTATCCAGACGGACGACAGGAAACTCGATATTCTAATGGCAGGATACGTGTAAAAGACAAGGATGGCAATGTGATTGTGGACAGACGGTGCTAG